The nucleotide window CATTCTTCGGAATGCCCAATCTGGTTCTCCACAAGCGCGCAGTGCCCGAACTGCTGCAGTCCCAGGTCACGCCCGAACGGATCGCGGCGGAAGCGCGCCTGATCCTGGACGATCCTGCGCGTGGCGCGGAGATCGAGGAGGATCTACGGCAGGTGCGGGCTCGCCTCGGCAAGCCGGGCGCGGCGGGCCGAGCGGCAAAGATCGCGGCCGACATGATGTTTGTCGGGTCCGCCGGACTTCGGTAGGAACGGCAGGAGTATGGAGCGCGGCACGAGCTATCGGCGCCTGCTGTCCTACCTGCGCCCGTACGTCTGGCCGCGGTTCGTGGGCGGCGCGGCGTGCATGTTGGTCTTCAGCGCGACCACGTTCTACCTGCCCTTCCTGATCCGGAACGTCTTCGACGACATCTTCGCTGCCCGGGATTGGGCGATGTTGGCCTGGCTTCCGGTCCTCTCGCTGCTCGTCTTCGCCGTCCGAAGCCTCGCGAACTACGGCTCGAGCTATCTCATCGAATGGGTGGCACAGAAGATCGTCGTCGATTTCCGCAAGGCGTTGAACGAGCGCGTTCAGCATCTCCCGCTGTCGTTCTTCAACCGGACGCCGACGGGCGCGATCGTCTCGCGTGCGACGAGCGATGTAACGCAGGTGAACACGGCCCTCACCCAGAGTACGATCGCCCTCCTGCAAGACACGACGTCGCTGATTGCGCTCCTCGCCGCGGCCTTCGTTCTGGATTGGTCACTGGCGCTGATCGCCTTCGTGGGCTTCCCGATTGCGGTCCTTCCCGTGATTCAGCTCTCGAGTCGCTTGCGGCGCCACGCGCGGGCGGGGCAGGAAGCGTTGGGGACGCTCGCGGCTCTCCTGCAGGAGACCGCGCAGGGCAACCGGGTGGTGAAGGCCTTCGGGATGGAGGCCTACGAGCAGGAGCGGTTCGCGGCCGAGAGCCGGCGCGTCTTCCACTATCAGATGAAGGCGACGCGCGCGCGTGCGTTCATCCAGCCGATCATGGAGATGCTGGCCGCCTTCGGGGCGGCTGGGGTCATCTGGTACGGCGGCTACAGCGTTCTGTCGGGCACGCGGACGCAGGGGGCGTTCCTGGGCTTCATGGCGGCTTTGATGCTCGTATACGAGCCATTCAAGCGCCTCGCCAAGGTGAACAGCGAGATCCAACGCGGGCTCGCGTCGGCGAGTCGTGTCTTCGAGATCCTCGACGAGCCAGACGAGATCGACGAACGGGCCGGTGCGCTCGCGCTCGGGCCTTTGTCCGACGCCATTCGGTTGGAAGCCGTTCGGTTTCAGTACCCCAAGCGAGCGGGTGATCGCGCGGCGGCGGCTGCTGGAGCGAAGTCCGAGGGGCTCGACGCGGAAGCCGCGTTGGACGGCATCGACCTCACCCTGAAGCGAGGTGAGGCGGTCGCGGTGGTCGGGGCGAGTGGGGGCGGCAAGTCGACGCTGGCCGATCTCATCCCCCGTTTCTGCGATCCGACGTCTGGGCGGGTGACCGTGGACGGCACCGACCTTCGGGAGGTGACGCTCGCTTCCCTGCGGGACCAGATCGGGATCGTCACGCAGTTCACGTTCCTGTTCAACGACACCATCCGTGCGAACATCGCCTACGGTAGCAGCGTGGCGCGGTCCGACGAGGTCGAAGCGGCCGCCCGCGCGGCGCACGCCCACGAGTTCATCTCCGAGTTACCCGACGGGTACGACACGGTCGTCGGTGAGCTCGGGGTGATGCTTTCGGGCGGGCAGCGGCAGCGGCTGGCCATCGCGCGGGCCCTGATGAAGAACGCGCCGATCCTCATCTTGGACGAGGCGACGTCTGCGCTGGATTCGGAATCGGAGCGGCTCGTGCAGGATGCCATCGACCACCTGATGGACGGCCGCACGACTTTGGTGATCGCGCACCGCTTCTCGACCATCCGTCGCTGCCACCGGATCGTGGTTCTCGACCGCGGACGGATCATCGAGGAGGGGACGCACGAGGAGCTCTACGAGCGGCGTGCCGCGTACCGGAGCCTGCACGACCAGCAGGCGCTCGCACATGCCGTTGCCGCCGACGCGGACCCGAGACCCGCGTGAAGCTGGTCCCGCGGGGATCGAAGGGTGAGCGCTTCGTTGTCGAGGTCGGCGGCTACCTGATTCACCTCGTGCTGCGAGTGGTCGCCGCGACGAGTCGCCACCGTTATGTCGGAGCGGAGGACATCCTGGCGCGGTTCGCGGCAGGCGACCAGCTCATCATGGCGTTCTGGCACGGTCGCATGGTGATGACGCCGTTCGGTTACAAAGGGGCGGGCGCCTGCATCATGAACAGCCGGCACCGCGACGGCGCCTTGATCTCGAGGGCGATCGAGCGTCTGGGGGTCGAGGTCGTCCACGGCTCCTCGTCGCAGGGCTGGGTAGGGGGCCTGAAGGGGCTCCTGCTGGCGGCAGAGCGCGGGCGCGACCTGGTGGTTGTCCCGGACGGGCCGCGGGGGCCACGCTGTCGGGCGAAGGGCGGTGTGGTTCAGCTCGCCCGGGCGACCGGGCTGCCCATCTTTCCCACGTCCACTGCGGCTCGTCGTCAGAAAGTCGTTGCCAAGAGCTGGGACTGGCTGTGCATCCCGTGGCCGTTCACCGAGATCGTCTACGCGGTCGAGGAGCCGATCTGGGTGTCGAGCGATGCCTCGCAGGAAGCCATGGAAGAGGCGCGTCTCGAGCTCGAACGGCGGCTGAATCGGGCGACAGAGACGGCGGACCGGGAGCTGGGCGTCGCATCCGGCTTCACCGCAGAGTATATACGCGGCGGACCGCCTCGCCGGAGGCGGCAGGAGGAGCGGGTATGAGACGGATCGGGATCGGAAGCTTGGTGGCCATCATGATCGCCCTCGGCGTCGTTGCGACGGAGCCGTTGGTGGATCGCGTCGTCACCGTCGGAGAGGCCCTCGCGGCCGAAGACCCGGAGACGATCCGCAAGAAGTTCGAGACGTTCGCGTCGGGTTGGATGGAGAAGCTACGGGAGCGCCAGCGCTTCAACCAGGGCAAGGCGAAATGGAGCCCGGCCGGGGGCGGCGTCCAGACCATCTTCATCGGATACGATACGGCCAACTACCGGATCCTTCCCCTGTCCAACGTCGAAACGCATCCAATCGGCAAGCTCGTATATCTCGAGTTGAAGCTACGGCTCGTCGGCGAGACCGAGGACGCGGCTCGTGCCCGCCAACCCGAAATCATCGAGCGCGTCGAGGTGACGGAGCTCTTTCGCTACGCCGGCGGGAAGTGGGTCTACTGAGCGCGGCCGCGGTGTACGGCGAGTCCTCGAGTCCGTCGGCGCGCCTACGCCTATACAATCTGCTCGCGGTCGTCGGCGTTTTGCTCGTCGGACCGTTCGCGGCGCTGGTGAGTCTGTTCAAGCCGTCTTGGCGGCGCGGGCTGACCCATCGTCTTGGGTGGGGTTGGCCGCAATCCGACGGCCGACCGACGCTGTGGGCTCATGCTGCCTCCGTCGGAGAGGTCGAGGGGATCGGTCCGTTGGTCGACCGATGGCGGGAAAAACATCCCGAGGGGCGTGTCGTCGTAAGCGCACTCACGGCGACCGGCTGCGACGTGGCGCGCACGATCCTGCCGTTCGCCGAGGTCCGCGCCTTCCCGTTCGATCTGCCCGGAATCGCGCCCCGTGTGGCCCGGCAGTTACGCCCGGATCTTTTCCTGTTCAGTGAGAACGAGATCTGGCCGAACCTGCTGACGACGCTTTCGGAGATGGGCGTGCCGACAGTGCAGGTGAGCGGACGGATCTCCGAGAGCGCCGCCGACACGCTGGGCCGCTTTCCGGTGTGGAGTGCCGACATCCTCGCGCGCGTCACCCGGTTTTGCGTTCAGGGCGACGGAGACCGGGAGAGGCTGGTTGAACTCGGCGTCGATGCGGCGCGGGTGGTCGTGACCGGCTCGCTCAAGGGAGACGGTCGGATGGCTCCGAGTCCCGCTTTCCTCGACGAGATTCGCAGGCTGGGCCGTCCTGTCATCGTCGCGGGGTCCACGCACGAGGGTGAAGAACGGATCGTCCTCTCCGCCCTTCGGCTGCTCGGTGGGCAGGCCGTGGCGCCGTTCTGGATCCTCGCACCGCGGCATCCCGAGCGCTTCGAGGCGATCGCGGCGCTCCTCGACGAGGAGCACATCCGGTACCTCCGCCGGACGGAACTTACCGCCGACGGCGGGACCCTCGAGGCCGCCGACGTGCTCCTGCTCGACACGATCGGTGAGCTCGCGGGCTGCTTCCCGGCGTCGACTGCTTGCTTCATCGGCGGCTCGCTCGTGCCGATCGGTGGGCACAACCTTCTGGAGCCGGCCCGGTGTGGTGTGCCGATCATCGTAGGCCCGCACCTCGACTCGGTACGGGAGCTGGCCGAGAGGTTGCAGTCCGTTGGCGCGGCCGCCGTGGTGAACGACGCCGCGGAACTTGCTCAGGCGGTGTCCGACCGGATCGATGCGCGACCGGACGCGACGGCGGGAGAGGCCGCACGCGCCGTCGCGGAGGAGTCCGCGGGGAGTCTCGCCCGAACCTGGCAGTACGTGGAGCAGGCCGCTTCCGAGGCAGCGGTACGATGAGTTCGGACGCGCCGCCGACGAGCCGCGAGCGACTCGTACGCAGTTGGTCGAATCGAGGGCTGCTGCGAACTGTTCTGGCTCCGCTCGAGTGGGGCTATCGTCTCGGCGTCGCCGGGCGACGCGTGGGGTTCCGTACGGGCGTGTTCCGGACACGGCAGGCCGGCGTGCCCGTGGTGAGTGTCGGGAACCTAACGGTCGGCGGGACGGGTAAGACGCCGGCGACTCTATGGCTTGCACGTCGACTCCGGGAGGATGGTCACAAGCCTGCCATCGTCACGCGCGGGTACGGCGGGAATCTCGCTGGTCGGACCGAGGTCGTCGGGAGAGACGGTCGCCCGTTGCTCGACGTGGACATGATCGGGGACGAGGCGTCCCTGCTCGCCGCGCGCTTCGGAGGGCCCGTGGTCTGCGGCGCCGACCGCGCGGCTGCGGTGGCGCTGGCCGTCGAGAAGGAAGGGGCGGACGTCGTCGTTCTCGACGACGGGTTCCAGCATTGGCGCC belongs to Candidatus Binatia bacterium and includes:
- a CDS encoding ABC transporter transmembrane domain-containing protein, with the translated sequence MERGTSYRRLLSYLRPYVWPRFVGGAACMLVFSATTFYLPFLIRNVFDDIFAARDWAMLAWLPVLSLLVFAVRSLANYGSSYLIEWVAQKIVVDFRKALNERVQHLPLSFFNRTPTGAIVSRATSDVTQVNTALTQSTIALLQDTTSLIALLAAAFVLDWSLALIAFVGFPIAVLPVIQLSSRLRRHARAGQEALGTLAALLQETAQGNRVVKAFGMEAYEQERFAAESRRVFHYQMKATRARAFIQPIMEMLAAFGAAGVIWYGGYSVLSGTRTQGAFLGFMAALMLVYEPFKRLAKVNSEIQRGLASASRVFEILDEPDEIDERAGALALGPLSDAIRLEAVRFQYPKRAGDRAAAAAGAKSEGLDAEAALDGIDLTLKRGEAVAVVGASGGGKSTLADLIPRFCDPTSGRVTVDGTDLREVTLASLRDQIGIVTQFTFLFNDTIRANIAYGSSVARSDEVEAAARAAHAHEFISELPDGYDTVVGELGVMLSGGQRQRLAIARALMKNAPILILDEATSALDSESERLVQDAIDHLMDGRTTLVIAHRFSTIRRCHRIVVLDRGRIIEEGTHEELYERRAAYRSLHDQQALAHAVAADADPRPA
- a CDS encoding lysophospholipid acyltransferase family protein, producing the protein MKLVPRGSKGERFVVEVGGYLIHLVLRVVAATSRHRYVGAEDILARFAAGDQLIMAFWHGRMVMTPFGYKGAGACIMNSRHRDGALISRAIERLGVEVVHGSSSQGWVGGLKGLLLAAERGRDLVVVPDGPRGPRCRAKGGVVQLARATGLPIFPTSTAARRQKVVAKSWDWLCIPWPFTEIVYAVEEPIWVSSDASQEAMEEARLELERRLNRATETADRELGVASGFTAEYIRGGPPRRRRQEERV
- a CDS encoding 3-deoxy-D-manno-octulosonic acid transferase; the encoded protein is MGLLSAAAVYGESSSPSARLRLYNLLAVVGVLLVGPFAALVSLFKPSWRRGLTHRLGWGWPQSDGRPTLWAHAASVGEVEGIGPLVDRWREKHPEGRVVVSALTATGCDVARTILPFAEVRAFPFDLPGIAPRVARQLRPDLFLFSENEIWPNLLTTLSEMGVPTVQVSGRISESAADTLGRFPVWSADILARVTRFCVQGDGDRERLVELGVDAARVVVTGSLKGDGRMAPSPAFLDEIRRLGRPVIVAGSTHEGEERIVLSALRLLGGQAVAPFWILAPRHPERFEAIAALLDEEHIRYLRRTELTADGGTLEAADVLLLDTIGELAGCFPASTACFIGGSLVPIGGHNLLEPARCGVPIIVGPHLDSVRELAERLQSVGAAAVVNDAAELAQAVSDRIDARPDATAGEAARAVAEESAGSLARTWQYVEQAASEAAVR